The window CGTCACGGAGATCGACCCGATCTGCGCGCTGCAGGCCGCGATGGACGGATACCAGGTCGCCACCCTCGACGATGTCGTGGAGACGGCCGACATCTTCATCACGACCACGGGCAACAAGGACATCATCATGGCCGCGGACATGGCCAAGATGAAGCACCAGGCGATCGTGGGCAACATCGGCCACTTCGACAACGAGATCGACATGGCCGGTCTCGCGAAGATCGAGGGCATCGTCAAGGACGAGGTCAAGCCGCAGGTCCACACCTGGAAGTTCCCCGACGGCAAGGTCCTGATCGTGCTGTCCGAGGGCCGTCTGCTGAACCTGGGCAACGCGACCGGTCACCCGTCGTTCGTGATGTCGAACTCCTTCGCGGACCAGACCCTGGCCCAGATCGAGCTCTTCACCAAGCCGGAGGAGTACCCGACCGAGGTCTACGTGCTCCCCAAGCACCTGGACGAGAAGGTCGCGCGTCTGCACCTGGACGCCCTGGGCGTCCGCCTCACCACGCTCCGCCCGGAGCAGGCCGCCTACATCGGCGTCCAGGTCGAGGGCCCGTACAAGCCGGACCACTACCGCTACTGACCGAACGGATCACGCCACCGGCTCTCGAGCACCACTCGAGAGCCGGTGGAACCCCGTGGCCGGGTATCCCGGGGAATGCCACGATCGGATGTCCGCGCCGAGGGCGAGCACCACTCCACCACCCGCAGATGAGGATGTCCCATGAACCCCAATCCGGCCGGTAGCCACCAGCAGTACCCCGCCGGCGGCCCGGCTCCCTACACCGCCCCGCCCGGCTCCTACGCCCAGCCCGGACCGCCCGCACCGGCGACCGCGGAGCGAGGCAAGGCGGCCACCGTCCTCCTCCTGCTCTCCACGGTCCTCGTCGGCCTGATGGCAGGCCTCTTCTTCGCCTTCGACGTCTCGGTGATGCCGGGACTGGCCGCCGGTGACGAGCGTACGTACGTCACCGCGATGCAGAACTTCAACGCGGCGATCGACGGCAACGGCCTCTTCGGCATGGCGTTCGTCCTCGCCCTGCTGGCCTCCGCGGCCTCGGCGATCGTCGAGTTCCGCAAGGGCCGCCGCAGCGTCGCCATCTGGGTCGGTGCGGCCACCGTCGCCTACTTCGTCGTCCTGATGATCACCTTCTCGGTGAACATCCCGCTCAACAACGAACTCGCCGACGCCGGCGACGCCGCGAAGCTCGCGGACTTCTCGATCGTCGACAAGTTCAAGAGCACCTGGGTCGCCACCAACATCATCCGCACCCTGCTGTGCACGGTGGCCCTGACGGCCCTCTCGCGGGCCCTGGTCCTCTACGGCCGCGCCACCCGCTGACACCTGCCGCCACGCCATGGAGTCCCCCGCCGCCCGGCCGGGGGACTCCCTCATGCGGTCAGCCGGTCTGCCCGTGCAGGTACAGGGCCCAGGCCAGGAAGCCGACCGCAGCCGTGCACAGCAGCGTGCGCCAGACGTTGGCGCGGCTCCAGGGCCCCTCGAAGGCCCGCCGGACGGCAGCCGGGTCACCGATCCGGGCGACCGGGCCGGCCTTCTCCAGGGCGTTGTTCAAAGGGATGTTCACCTTGTTGGTCAGCCCCATCGACAGGATGTAGCAGACCAGCGCCGCGATCAGCGCCGGCAGCACGTCACGGCCGTCCGAGGGAATGTGCAGGGCCAGCGCCAGCGCGGTGAAGAGGAACGCACCGATGTAACCGAGGACGAACCAGCCGTTGAGAATGGCCTTGTTGATGTTCTGCATGACTTCGATGACCGTACGGTCGTCGCTGCGCTTCAGGCCCGGCATCACGGAGACGGAGAAGCCGTAGAACAGGCCGCTGACCAGCCCCATCGTGACCGTCGCGGCGATGAGCGAGGCCAGGCGTGCGGTCTCCATCGTGTGTCCCCCTGCTCGCCCGTCCACGGAGCTTCTGG is drawn from Streptomyces sp. NBC_01232 and contains these coding sequences:
- a CDS encoding anthrone oxygenase family protein yields the protein MNPNPAGSHQQYPAGGPAPYTAPPGSYAQPGPPAPATAERGKAATVLLLLSTVLVGLMAGLFFAFDVSVMPGLAAGDERTYVTAMQNFNAAIDGNGLFGMAFVLALLASAASAIVEFRKGRRSVAIWVGAATVAYFVVLMITFSVNIPLNNELADAGDAAKLADFSIVDKFKSTWVATNIIRTLLCTVALTALSRALVLYGRATR
- a CDS encoding anthrone oxygenase family protein is translated as METARLASLIAATVTMGLVSGLFYGFSVSVMPGLKRSDDRTVIEVMQNINKAILNGWFVLGYIGAFLFTALALALHIPSDGRDVLPALIAALVCYILSMGLTNKVNIPLNNALEKAGPVARIGDPAAVRRAFEGPWSRANVWRTLLCTAAVGFLAWALYLHGQTG